The genomic region GCCATTGTTTCGCTTCCTTTTCAATCCAATCAATTGTCTCAAGCCCGGCTCAGGCCTGCCCTCACTCCAGGATACCCATGATGTCGGTTTCCCGCATGATCAGCAGTTCCTTCCCATCGACCTTGACTTCACTGCCGGAATACTTGGCAAAAAGCACCCGGTCACCCTCTTTCACGCTCATGGGGCGCAGTTGGCCATCATCCCCAATGGCCCCCTTCCCCACCGCCAGAATACGCCCCTGAATGGGTTTTTCCTTGGCCGTATCGGGAATGATGATGCCACCGGATGTCTTCTCATCCTGCTCAATACGTTCGAC from Magnetococcales bacterium harbors:
- the groES gene encoding co-chaperone GroES, with the protein product MKTKFRPLHDRVVVERIEQDEKTSGGIIIPDTAKEKPIQGRILAVGKGAIGDDGQLRPMSVKEGDRVLFAKYSGSEVKVDGKELLIMRETDIMGILE